A genomic region of Roseateles amylovorans contains the following coding sequences:
- a CDS encoding TRAP transporter large permease, with amino-acid sequence MSNEALSFIVFVVGMLLLMGLGIPMAFALVLTGAGMAWALDFWDTQLLAQNLVAGIDSFPLLAVPFFILAGELMNAGGISRRIILMAQAWVGHIRGGLGFVAIGASVLMASMSGSALADTAALATILLPMMRRHGYPMGTSAGLIASGGIIAPIIPPSMPFVIYGVTTNTSISALFLAGIFPGLVMGLGLLIAWKLQLRKIDLPQGEPMPMAARLQATAKAFWALLMPLIIIGGMKSGVFTPTEAAVVAAFYALVVSFAVHREMNLRDLHGVLVRAAKTTAIVMFLCAGAQVASYMITLADLPGVLSGWLGGLIESPRLLMALMMVLLVLIGTALDLTPTILIFAPVMLPIAVKAGIDPVYFGLMFVLNGAIGLITPPVGTVLNVVAGVGRLSMHQVIKGVNPFLLTYAVILVLFTCFPQLVIAPMHWLR; translated from the coding sequence ATGAGCAACGAAGCCCTTTCCTTCATCGTTTTCGTCGTCGGCATGCTGCTGCTGATGGGCCTGGGCATTCCCATGGCCTTTGCGCTGGTGCTGACCGGCGCCGGCATGGCCTGGGCGCTGGATTTCTGGGACACCCAGCTGCTGGCGCAGAACCTGGTGGCCGGCATCGACAGCTTCCCGCTGCTGGCCGTGCCCTTCTTCATCCTGGCCGGTGAGCTGATGAATGCCGGCGGCATCAGCCGACGCATCATCCTGATGGCGCAGGCCTGGGTCGGCCACATCCGCGGCGGGCTGGGCTTCGTGGCGATTGGCGCTTCGGTGCTGATGGCCAGCATGAGCGGCTCGGCCCTGGCCGACACCGCCGCGCTGGCCACCATCCTGCTGCCGATGATGCGCCGCCACGGCTATCCGATGGGCACCTCGGCGGGGCTCATCGCCTCAGGCGGCATCATTGCGCCGATCATTCCGCCGTCGATGCCGTTCGTGATCTACGGCGTCACCACCAACACCTCGATCTCGGCGCTGTTCCTCGCGGGCATCTTCCCGGGGTTGGTGATGGGCCTGGGCCTGCTCATTGCCTGGAAGCTGCAGTTGCGCAAGATCGACCTGCCGCAAGGCGAGCCGATGCCGATGGCCGCGCGCCTGCAGGCCACCGCCAAGGCCTTCTGGGCCCTGCTGATGCCGTTGATCATCATCGGCGGCATGAAGTCGGGGGTGTTCACACCGACCGAGGCCGCTGTCGTGGCTGCCTTCTATGCGCTGGTGGTGAGCTTTGCAGTGCATCGCGAGATGAACCTGCGCGACCTGCACGGCGTGCTGGTCCGCGCCGCCAAGACAACGGCGATCGTGATGTTCCTGTGTGCCGGTGCGCAGGTCGCCAGCTACATGATCACCCTGGCCGACCTGCCGGGTGTGCTCAGCGGCTGGCTCGGCGGGCTGATCGAGTCGCCGCGGCTGCTGATGGCGCTGATGATGGTGCTGCTGGTGCTGATCGGCACCGCGCTGGACCTCACGCCCACCATCCTGATCTTCGCGCCGGTGATGCTGCCGATCGCGGTGAAGGCCGGCATCGATCCGGTCTACTTCGGTCTGATGTTCGTGCTGAACGGCGCCATCGGCCTGATCACACCGCCGGTGGGCACGGTGCTGAACGTGGTGGCCGGCGTGGGCCGGTTGTCGATGCACCAGGTGATCAAGGGCGTGAACCCGTTCCTGCTGACCTACGCCGTCATCCTGGTGCTGTTCACCTGCTTCCCGCAGTTGGTGATTGCGCCGATGCACTGGCTGCGGTGA
- a CDS encoding TRAP transporter small permease subunit, whose translation MALCLAVMAVAVFVNVVLRYGFGSGVAASEELSRLLFVWMVFIGATAAYPLGQHMAFTSLLLPLRKKPTVLKLVAALIRIAVIVAAVLVAWGAWQQVRVGLDSQSVVLGYSNALLPLPALLSSVAIALMAGWELLRQRPLDLDHESDVE comes from the coding sequence ATGGCGCTGTGCCTGGCGGTGATGGCCGTGGCGGTGTTCGTCAATGTGGTGCTGCGTTATGGCTTCGGCAGCGGCGTGGCGGCGAGCGAGGAGCTCTCCCGGTTGCTGTTCGTGTGGATGGTCTTCATCGGCGCGACCGCCGCCTATCCGCTGGGCCAGCACATGGCCTTCACCAGTCTGCTGCTGCCGCTGCGCAAGAAGCCGACGGTGCTGAAGCTGGTGGCCGCGCTCATCCGCATCGCGGTGATCGTGGCAGCCGTGCTGGTGGCCTGGGGCGCCTGGCAGCAGGTGAGGGTGGGCCTGGACAGCCAATCGGTGGTGCTGGGTTATTCGAATGCCTTGCTGCCGCTGCCGGCCTTGCTGTCCAGCGTGGCCATCGCGCTGATGGCGGGTTGGGAACTGCTGCGCCAGCGGCCGCTGGATCTGGACCACGAGAGCGACGTCGAATGA
- a CDS encoding gluconokinase has translation MSNAPTISPRALVVMGVAGCGKTSVGQTLASTLGWAFIEGDAHHAPASIVKMQAGQPLTDEDRWGWLDRLGGMLASQAPVVLSCSALKRVYRDRLRAACPSLGFVFLEIDKALALERVSARAAGHIFPASLVDSQFQTLEPPIGEPGVVTVSAALSPGEQLTQVLHLLAQQEIAR, from the coding sequence ATGTCGAATGCCCCCACGATTTCCCCGCGCGCCCTGGTGGTGATGGGCGTGGCCGGATGCGGCAAGACCAGCGTCGGCCAGACCCTGGCGAGCACGCTGGGCTGGGCCTTCATCGAGGGCGACGCGCACCATGCGCCGGCCTCGATCGTGAAGATGCAGGCCGGCCAGCCATTGACCGACGAGGACCGCTGGGGCTGGCTGGACCGCCTGGGCGGCATGCTGGCCAGCCAGGCGCCGGTGGTGCTGAGCTGCTCCGCCCTCAAGCGGGTCTACCGCGATCGCCTGCGCGCCGCTTGCCCGAGCTTGGGCTTCGTCTTCCTCGAGATCGACAAAGCGCTCGCGCTGGAGCGCGTCTCTGCCCGCGCGGCGGGCCACATCTTCCCCGCCAGCCTGGTCGACAGCCAGTTCCAGACGCTGGAGCCACCGATCGGCGAGCCGGGCGTGGTGACCGTGTCCGCGGCGCTGTCCCCGGGCGAACAACTGACGCAGGTGCTGCACCTGCTGGCGCAACAGGAGATCGCCCGATGA
- a CDS encoding LacI family DNA-binding transcriptional regulator, with the protein MSSFPAPKRRRATGRVTLQDVALAAEVSPITASRALRGERGVAVELVERVREAVARLGYVPDPAARALASSRSNQVAVLIPLLSNALFVDLLDEAQRTLLAAGYQSLIGITHYQPEEEEALLRSYLMNRPAGLLVTGFDRTDEARALIQGSGIPCVHVMENRRDEGLYSVGFSQQSAGHAMTAELRRRGYSRIAFAAAQLDPRTLQRAAGYRAAMGELHDPALEFMDAAPSSFALGAELLERVMREAPDVDAVFFNNDDLAQGALLQALRRGWRVPEQVAIVGFNDLTGGDQMLPPLSTVRTPRGEIGLRAGEMLVSLMRGDTVPEPCLDLGFELVLRDSC; encoded by the coding sequence ATGTCCTCATTTCCCGCACCGAAACGGCGCCGCGCCACCGGACGAGTCACGCTGCAGGATGTGGCCCTGGCGGCCGAGGTCAGCCCCATCACCGCCTCACGCGCGTTGCGCGGCGAACGAGGCGTGGCGGTGGAGTTGGTGGAGCGGGTGCGCGAAGCCGTGGCGCGACTGGGCTATGTGCCCGACCCGGCCGCGCGCGCGCTGGCCTCCTCACGCAGCAACCAGGTGGCGGTGCTGATTCCGCTGCTGTCCAACGCGCTGTTTGTGGATCTGCTTGACGAGGCCCAGCGCACCCTGCTGGCGGCGGGCTACCAGAGCCTGATCGGCATCACCCACTACCAGCCGGAGGAAGAGGAAGCGCTGCTGCGCAGCTACCTCATGAACCGTCCCGCCGGCCTGCTGGTGACTGGCTTCGACCGCACCGACGAGGCCCGGGCCCTGATCCAGGGCAGCGGCATTCCCTGCGTGCATGTGATGGAGAACCGCCGCGACGAGGGGCTGTATTCGGTCGGCTTCTCACAGCAGTCGGCCGGTCATGCGATGACGGCGGAGCTGAGACGCCGGGGATATTCCCGCATTGCCTTTGCCGCCGCCCAGTTGGACCCGCGCACCTTGCAGCGCGCCGCCGGCTATCGCGCCGCGATGGGCGAGCTGCATGATCCGGCGCTGGAGTTCATGGATGCGGCGCCCTCCTCCTTCGCGCTGGGCGCCGAGCTGCTGGAGCGGGTGATGCGGGAGGCGCCGGATGTCGACGCGGTCTTCTTCAACAACGACGACCTGGCCCAAGGCGCCTTGCTGCAGGCGCTGCGGCGCGGTTGGCGTGTGCCGGAGCAGGTCGCGATCGTCGGATTCAACGACCTGACCGGCGGCGATCAGATGCTGCCGCCGTTGTCGACGGTGCGCACCCCGCGCGGCGAGATCGGGCTGAGGGCGGGCGAGATGCTGGTCTCGCTGATGCGCGGCGACACGGTGCCGGAGCCCTGCCTGGACCTGGGGTTCGAGCTGGTGCTGCGCGACAGCTGTTGA